In Aegilops tauschii subsp. strangulata cultivar AL8/78 chromosome 3, Aet v6.0, whole genome shotgun sequence, one genomic interval encodes:
- the LOC141042884 gene encoding uncharacterized protein, translating into MAGSQNDISVLQRSLVFARLAEGHSPEIDFEVNGHHYNKGYYLADGIYPQWSTLVKTVPNPQGEKRQRFAQMQESARKDVERAFGVLQSRWGIIRNPTLTWSMKKL; encoded by the coding sequence ATGGCTGGTTCTCAAAATGATATTAGTGTTCTTCAGCGGTCTCTGGTGTTTGCAAGGCTTGCGGAAGGGCACTCCCCGGAGATCGACTTTGAGGTCAATGGCCACCATTACAACAAGGGATATtacctagctgatggcatctatcctcaGTGGTCCACTCTTGTGAAGACCGTACCCAATCCACAAGGAGAGAAGAGACAGAGGTTTGCCCAAatgcaagagagtgctaggaaggatgtggaGCGTGCTTTCGGTGTGCTTCAGTCTCGGTGGGGTATCATTCGTAACCCTACATTGACATGGAGCAT